ATATCGAGAACCTCATCGAAAAGGCCAGGGCTGACCTCCCCAATCTGGAAGCCGACAACCTCAAACTCTCCGCCGATGACGCCCTGTATCAGAAAATGGCTGGTTCCGTGGAAAACATCAGCCGGCTGGTGACCCTGGTTCTGATCATCGTGGCCATTGTCAGCCTGGTGATCCTCTCCCTGATTCTGACCCTCTGGACCAGAACGCGGATTCACGAATCCGGTATCCTGCTGTCACTGGGCAAGAGCAAGCTGAACATTGTCGGACAGTATGTGGTGGAGGCTCTGAGTCTGGCGGTCATCGCCTTTATGCTGGCCACCGCCGTTGGCCCGGTGCTGTCACAGGCCACCGCAGATTATCTCATCGCCCGGGAGTCCGCAGCCGAAACGCCGTCCGGAAACAGCTCAGACACCAGCTTCAGCAGCAATACAGCAAGCAATGATCTTTTCACCCCAGAGGCTGCCCCCATCGACAAGATCGACGTATCCCTTAACGCGCCCCTTCTGCTTCAGGTGTACGCTGTGGGCGCAGTCATTGTGATCCTGTCCGTCGGCTTTGCCTCCATCTCCATCCTTCGGCTGAAGCCAAAGGAAATTCTCTCAAAAATGAGTTAACCGAAAGGAGTTATGATGAAAATATTAGAAATGCAGCACATTACCTACGCCTACAACCACCAGGAGCCTGTTCTGGAGGACGTTAACCTGACCATGGAAACTGGAAAAATGTACGCGATCCTGGGGCCCTCCGGCTCCGGTAAGACCACCCTTCTCTCCCTGGCCGGCGGACTGGACATCCCGTCCGAGGGACAAATTCTTTTTAACGGAAAACCTGTGGAAAAGTTCGGTCTCGAAAAGCATCGAAAGCGGAACATTTCCCTGATTTTTCAAAATTACAACCTCATTGACTACATGAACGCTGCTGAAAATGTGCGTCTCTCCGCCAAGGGCAGACCCGACGCGCTGCTCACACGTCTGGGCCTCACCAGCGAGGAAGTCCGGCGCAATGTCCTCAAGCTCTCCGGCGGCCAGCAGCAGCGGGTCGCCATCGCGAGAGCCCTGGCCTCCTCGGCCCCCATTATCCTGGCTGACGAGCCCACCGGCAATCTGGACCGGGACACCGCCCGGGATATTACCGCCATCCTGAAACACAGCGCCCATGAATCTGGTAAATGCGTGATCATTGTCACGCATTCCAACGCTGTGGCAAAGGAAGCCGACATTGTGTTCAAAATCAAAAATAAAACCGCGGTCACCCTGAAACGCCGCCCAAGCACCCTTAAGGAGGTCCCCCATGCGCTTTAAAAACAAACCGTCCGCCACCGCCCTGGCCTTTTATATCCTGTCCCTGCTTCTGTTTTTCTACACGGTTGTCTCCCTGTTTCACACGCACCAGTATATCCTCACTCTACTGTCCACCGGACAGCTTGTCGCCAGGGGAAACCTTTATAATATCTTCAGCTACTATATGACCAATTCCATCCAGTACCTTATCTTTTCCGCTATCTTTGCCGGTATCGCCGTCCTGCTTGACCCTGACTTCCCAAAAGAGCTGTTCACCAGAAGAACCAACCGCGTCGAGATCATCACTTCCCCCATGGAGCAGGACGCCCCCTCCCCCATCGCTTCCAGCGATCCTGTCGCGCTCCAGGCCGAAGCCCCCAAAGCAGAGGCGGCGCCCTATGACGATACCCTGGAAGACTTTGAAGAAGATCCCCCCAA
The DNA window shown above is from Eubacterium limosum and carries:
- a CDS encoding ABC transporter ATP-binding protein encodes the protein MKILEMQHITYAYNHQEPVLEDVNLTMETGKMYAILGPSGSGKTTLLSLAGGLDIPSEGQILFNGKPVEKFGLEKHRKRNISLIFQNYNLIDYMNAAENVRLSAKGRPDALLTRLGLTSEEVRRNVLKLSGGQQQRVAIARALASSAPIILADEPTGNLDRDTARDITAILKHSAHESGKCVIIVTHSNAVAKEADIVFKIKNKTAVTLKRRPSTLKEVPHAL